A DNA window from Luteolibacter luteus contains the following coding sequences:
- a CDS encoding DUF262 domain-containing protein produces the protein MPPTDLSKPHVISLKQIAAWDLEDLNAPFQIKASVPALQRGLVWSPQQVELLWDSILRGFPIGCLVVTSKLEEQERGTKTGITHHLLDGQQRCNAITLGYHDPFDGSGTKVRGNASESILWLDLAPDGIPNSEAESRQIPNSSTREFLTRVTTLAHPWGYQPDDSAGRLAASEARDAVEWEYYGKEAPKHRPLSRDLLPWRSNAPVPLSWLTRFLTDDSGEPTPKLEFWNQVKERLEQEAKIRRWPTLALEALARGTNSPSLETIHAALLRVERTRVVIIEAPPDLLAQSQQERAVADEGRAEISSIEHLFSRLNRLGKPLDGEELAYSLIKAYWPEVANLIDAVATRRLPASHLVSLAIRTALTDPGSTKLARGITIPRLRAIAKALPPSEGEEPSVSYQQRMKIESFIGNGTSGFNRLANACAQVDEWLTYDPENALTGLPPVLVASFARSSSDIFLFLLHLADRLRENECGKNPAWKELLPGLATIYHWFSKPGEQAAIADLLLESISGEISPESVRRGMALTIAGNRVILPQAPEKVQEFILIPDDEQLPHWKWWSSLIESFPQEDKTTRETDWKPFLQRTVWSKELLLYAQRDYLHRRFPSYDPSRRDLWENHNRPWDFDHLHASAYFYNAKSGAYADFCRQWGNCIGNLRAWPFEDNRSDEKRTAKEKLGGRPQQMRDSLIWSETEIDAFSHGDNARLNEHAARSLAIAIRQRYLAIYQDWYESVGIKSIVLPELLAWHSPA, from the coding sequence ATGCCCCCTACTGACCTTAGCAAACCTCACGTCATCAGTCTCAAACAGATTGCCGCATGGGACCTCGAAGATCTCAATGCTCCCTTTCAGATCAAAGCGAGTGTTCCGGCCTTGCAACGCGGACTTGTATGGAGTCCCCAGCAAGTCGAGCTGCTCTGGGACTCCATCCTCCGCGGATTCCCCATCGGCTGCCTTGTGGTCACATCCAAGCTCGAGGAGCAGGAACGTGGCACCAAGACAGGCATCACTCATCATTTGCTCGACGGCCAGCAGCGATGCAATGCAATCACGCTCGGGTATCATGACCCTTTCGATGGCAGTGGGACAAAGGTCAGGGGAAACGCTTCGGAATCAATCCTATGGCTCGATCTCGCACCGGATGGGATCCCAAACTCCGAAGCGGAGAGCCGCCAGATCCCGAACTCCAGCACCCGCGAGTTCCTCACTCGCGTCACTACGCTAGCTCACCCATGGGGATATCAGCCGGACGACAGCGCAGGACGTCTGGCCGCATCTGAAGCACGAGACGCCGTTGAATGGGAATACTATGGCAAGGAGGCACCCAAGCACCGTCCCCTCTCTCGCGATCTGCTTCCTTGGCGGAGCAATGCACCGGTGCCGCTGTCATGGCTCACTCGCTTTCTGACGGACGATTCGGGAGAGCCGACTCCAAAGCTAGAATTTTGGAACCAGGTTAAAGAACGCCTCGAGCAGGAAGCCAAGATCCGGAGGTGGCCGACCCTGGCATTGGAGGCACTGGCGAGAGGAACAAACTCACCCTCATTGGAAACCATCCACGCAGCGCTTCTGCGAGTGGAGAGGACCCGGGTGGTGATAATCGAAGCACCGCCGGATCTTCTCGCCCAATCCCAACAGGAGCGGGCAGTTGCCGATGAGGGGCGTGCAGAAATTTCCAGCATCGAGCATCTTTTCAGCCGGCTCAATCGCCTAGGCAAGCCGCTTGATGGGGAGGAATTGGCCTACTCCCTGATCAAGGCCTATTGGCCCGAAGTCGCAAATCTCATCGATGCTGTTGCGACCCGAAGGCTACCGGCCTCCCATCTCGTCTCCTTGGCGATCCGGACGGCGCTCACCGACCCAGGCAGCACCAAACTTGCCAGAGGCATCACAATTCCCAGGCTACGCGCGATCGCGAAGGCCTTGCCGCCTTCCGAGGGAGAAGAGCCCTCGGTCTCCTACCAACAACGGATGAAGATCGAATCCTTCATCGGCAACGGAACATCGGGCTTCAACCGTCTGGCCAATGCTTGCGCCCAAGTAGATGAATGGCTTACTTATGATCCCGAAAACGCGCTCACCGGCTTGCCCCCGGTGCTTGTCGCAAGTTTCGCACGGAGCAGCTCGGACATCTTCCTGTTCCTTCTTCACTTGGCGGACCGTCTGCGGGAAAATGAATGTGGCAAGAATCCAGCATGGAAGGAACTTCTGCCCGGATTGGCCACCATCTACCACTGGTTCAGCAAACCGGGAGAGCAAGCGGCCATCGCCGACCTGCTTCTGGAATCCATCTCCGGGGAGATCTCCCCTGAAAGCGTGAGGAGAGGCATGGCGTTGACCATCGCGGGGAACCGGGTGATCCTTCCTCAGGCTCCGGAAAAGGTTCAGGAATTTATCCTTATTCCCGATGACGAACAGCTGCCCCACTGGAAATGGTGGTCCTCGCTCATCGAGTCCTTCCCACAAGAAGACAAGACAACGAGAGAGACAGACTGGAAGCCTTTTCTCCAGCGCACCGTCTGGTCCAAAGAACTTTTGCTGTATGCTCAAAGGGATTACCTCCACCGGCGATTTCCCAGCTATGATCCTTCCCGCAGGGACCTATGGGAGAACCATAACCGCCCTTGGGACTTCGATCACCTCCATGCAAGCGCGTACTTCTACAACGCGAAATCGGGAGCCTACGCCGACTTCTGCCGCCAGTGGGGCAATTGCATCGGTAACCTGCGGGCATGGCCCTTCGAGGACAACCGTTCGGATGAGAAGCGGACGGCGAAGGAAAAGCTGGGCGGCAGACCCCAGCAGATGAGGGATAGCCTGATCTGGTCTGAGACCGAGATCGACGCATTTTCCCACGGAGACAACGCCCGACTGAACGAGCACGCGGCCCGGAGCCTTGCAATTGCAATCCGGCAGCGGTATCTCGCCATCTATCAAGACTGGTATGAGTCCGTTGGAATAAAGTCCATCGTGCTTCCCGAGCTACTCGCCTGGCATTCCCCTGCCTGA
- a CDS encoding sugar phosphate isomerase/epimerase family protein produces MSRGRFLAVLGGGLTLGSRAFGEAPVARDADRIKIGCQSYTFRLFSIHEAIEKTAAAGGNCIELCLGQKLSPQDGASFDPGMSKEQIAALGNHLAKHGIKTMGFYADIPADEAGARRIFEFAKKIGAESISTESVGDLDAIEKMVKEFDIRLGFHNHAKNPGDANYKLWEPEYVRDLVKDRDPRIGSCADLGHWATSGLNPLASLKTLEGRVVNLHIKDRSAIGKETTDEILGRGVVDIPAVLRELKRQEFGGCLYIEYETNWEDSVPDVKQSIAFVRKTAVASR; encoded by the coding sequence ATGAGCCGCGGCCGATTCCTGGCTGTCCTTGGAGGCGGCCTGACCTTGGGATCCCGCGCTTTCGGAGAGGCCCCCGTGGCAAGAGACGCCGATAGGATCAAGATCGGTTGCCAGAGCTATACCTTCCGTTTGTTTTCCATCCACGAAGCAATCGAGAAGACGGCGGCAGCGGGGGGCAACTGCATCGAGCTGTGCCTGGGACAGAAGCTGAGCCCGCAGGATGGAGCTTCCTTCGATCCGGGCATGAGCAAGGAGCAGATCGCGGCGCTGGGAAATCATCTCGCCAAGCATGGCATCAAGACCATGGGCTTCTACGCGGATATCCCGGCCGATGAGGCTGGTGCGCGAAGGATCTTCGAATTCGCGAAGAAGATCGGCGCGGAGTCCATCAGCACCGAGTCGGTGGGGGATCTCGATGCGATCGAGAAGATGGTGAAGGAATTCGACATCCGTCTGGGGTTCCACAATCACGCGAAGAATCCGGGCGATGCGAACTACAAGCTGTGGGAACCAGAGTATGTGCGGGATCTTGTGAAGGATCGGGATCCGCGAATCGGATCGTGTGCCGATCTGGGGCACTGGGCGACTTCCGGGCTCAATCCCCTGGCTTCTCTCAAGACCCTCGAAGGGAGAGTCGTGAACCTGCACATCAAGGACCGCAGTGCGATCGGCAAGGAGACGACGGACGAGATCCTGGGCCGCGGAGTCGTGGATATTCCTGCCGTGCTCCGCGAACTCAAACGGCAGGAGTTCGGAGGATGCCTGTATATCGAATACGAAACGAACTGGGAGGACAGCGTGCCGGATGTGAAGCAGAGCATCGCATTCGTCCGCAAGACCGCCGTAGCGTCGAGGTAA
- a CDS encoding carbohydrate kinase family protein, which translates to MKEERKGILAAGNFIVDYLKIIDAYPEQDTLANILEEHQSNGGGPYNLLKNLAALKAGYPLHACGLVGDDANGRWILDDCAAHGIHTGQLHVSALKPTSHTDAMTVKESGRRTFFHQRGTNDLFEPAMCDVKREGARIFYLGYLMLLARLDAFDEAGRSGASRLLEEASAAGMITAVDLVSADHPAYREVVMGSLPFTDHLFLNELEASKVLGRCLSPDEPEQLAAAAREILKSGVRGTVTIHSASGAVSVSAAGEAVVQAALALPEGFIAGATGAGDAFATGFLHGIHEELPLSRCVYLAVCCAAASLSHPSPSAGIPPVEQCFALGERFGFMPFGISNPSHLMQG; encoded by the coding sequence ATGAAAGAGGAACGCAAGGGAATCCTGGCGGCCGGCAATTTCATCGTGGATTACCTGAAGATCATCGATGCCTATCCCGAGCAAGACACGCTGGCGAACATCCTGGAAGAGCACCAGTCGAATGGCGGCGGTCCCTACAATCTCCTGAAGAACCTGGCAGCGCTGAAAGCGGGCTATCCGCTCCATGCCTGCGGGCTGGTGGGGGATGATGCGAATGGACGCTGGATCCTCGACGACTGCGCCGCGCATGGTATCCACACCGGGCAATTGCACGTTTCCGCGCTCAAGCCGACCTCACACACGGATGCGATGACGGTGAAGGAAAGCGGCAGGCGGACCTTTTTCCACCAGCGTGGGACCAATGATCTTTTCGAGCCTGCGATGTGCGATGTGAAGCGCGAGGGTGCGCGGATCTTCTATCTCGGCTACCTCATGCTTCTCGCGCGGCTGGACGCATTTGACGAGGCGGGCCGGAGCGGTGCCTCGCGATTGCTGGAAGAGGCAAGTGCGGCGGGAATGATCACCGCGGTGGATCTGGTGAGCGCGGATCATCCCGCTTACCGTGAAGTCGTGATGGGATCGCTGCCGTTTACCGATCACTTGTTCTTGAATGAGCTCGAGGCATCGAAGGTTCTCGGCAGATGTCTGTCACCGGACGAGCCGGAGCAACTCGCCGCGGCAGCCCGTGAGATCCTCAAGTCCGGAGTGCGGGGCACGGTGACCATTCACTCGGCGAGCGGTGCTGTCTCGGTGTCTGCCGCGGGAGAGGCGGTGGTGCAGGCGGCACTGGCGCTGCCCGAGGGATTCATTGCGGGAGCCACGGGAGCGGGGGATGCCTTCGCGACCGGATTCCTTCACGGCATCCATGAAGAACTGCCGCTATCGCGATGCGTATACCTCGCCGTGTGCTGTGCGGCGGCATCATTGAGCCACCCTTCGCCGTCTGCAGGAATTCCTCCGGTGGAGCAGTGCTTCGCGCTGGGAGAGCGGTTCGGTTTCATGCCATTTGGCATCTCGAATCCATCTCATCTCATGCAAGGATGA
- a CDS encoding Gfo/Idh/MocA family protein: MKDIHIGIIGGGLMGREMASAFARWCALTDVTVRPVLKAVADLNPATLEWFDRIPACTLKTTDYKELLADPELDVVYVAVPHDLHEKIYLDVLEAGKDLFAEKPFGIDLASARRILDAVRKSGRFVRCSSEMPFFPGAQRVVELVREGGFGRILEVTCGFHHSSDLDPNKPANWKRISATCGEGGVLNDLGMHACHVPLRLGWKPGSAFAQLQKGWPRRPDGKSGTVACDTWDNAVIHAWAEEKGDAFPLRLEMKRMAPGATNTWFIEVLGTDGGVRFSTAEPKTLHVFERGKEQWWKRTDLGFATPFKTVTGGIFEPGFPDVIQQMWAAYLMERAGELGGRFGCATPEEAVASHEIFAAALEAHQRGVVASIPTQTAGHP, translated from the coding sequence ATGAAAGACATCCACATAGGCATCATCGGCGGCGGCCTCATGGGCCGGGAAATGGCGAGCGCGTTTGCACGCTGGTGCGCGCTGACCGACGTGACGGTGCGTCCCGTACTGAAAGCCGTAGCGGACCTCAATCCCGCCACCTTGGAATGGTTCGACCGGATTCCCGCCTGCACGCTCAAGACCACCGACTACAAGGAGCTTCTCGCGGACCCGGAGCTGGATGTCGTGTATGTGGCCGTGCCGCACGATCTTCACGAGAAGATCTACCTGGATGTGCTGGAGGCGGGTAAAGACCTCTTCGCCGAGAAGCCCTTTGGAATCGATCTCGCGTCGGCCCGCCGGATTCTGGATGCCGTCCGGAAGAGCGGGAGATTCGTGAGATGCAGCTCGGAGATGCCCTTTTTTCCGGGAGCCCAGCGCGTCGTCGAGCTGGTCCGCGAGGGCGGATTCGGGCGTATCCTGGAAGTGACCTGCGGGTTTCATCACAGCAGCGACCTCGACCCTAACAAGCCTGCGAACTGGAAGCGGATCAGCGCTACCTGCGGGGAAGGCGGGGTGCTCAATGATCTGGGCATGCATGCGTGTCACGTCCCCTTGCGGCTTGGCTGGAAGCCCGGCAGCGCCTTCGCGCAGCTTCAGAAGGGATGGCCCCGCCGGCCGGATGGCAAGAGCGGGACGGTGGCGTGCGACACCTGGGACAACGCGGTGATTCACGCTTGGGCAGAGGAGAAGGGTGACGCATTTCCACTCCGTCTGGAGATGAAGCGAATGGCTCCGGGGGCGACCAATACCTGGTTCATCGAAGTGCTGGGAACCGATGGCGGGGTGCGTTTCAGCACGGCGGAGCCGAAGACCCTCCATGTCTTCGAGCGGGGCAAGGAACAATGGTGGAAGCGAACGGATCTCGGCTTTGCCACGCCTTTCAAGACCGTGACCGGAGGCATTTTCGAGCCGGGCTTCCCGGATGTGATCCAACAGATGTGGGCAGCCTATCTCATGGAGCGCGCGGGCGAACTGGGCGGACGCTTTGGCTGTGCCACGCCGGAAGAAGCGGTGGCATCCCATGAAATTTTCGCGGCTGCGCTGGAAGCGCATCAGCGTGGCGTCGTCGCCAGCATTCCTACTCAAACCGCCGGTCATCCATGA
- a CDS encoding (Fe-S)-binding protein: MTPSLREIDYSVLQQCMHCGMCLPTCPTYDTTRRERNSPRGRIALMRSIADGELQLGKEFAKEMSYCLGCLACQTACPAGVDYARLFETARADIERQGIQDEPSRIFWRTLTLRILFMNPRLLRLAGRVLYFYQKAGFDRAMRRLGLMRLLPGNLRRLEPQTPQVCSRFSHDLIRADESPAGETRHRVALLTGCVQDLAFSSINRDTADVLLANGCAVHTPAWQPCCGSLHAHNGEPEMAAVLARRMIDLLPPEEFDAIITNAGGCGSHLRHYSHLLADDPRYAERAREWDRKVRDIHEWLVAIGPRVPGASPFESETTVTYHESCHLTHGQKIVAQPRVLLRMIPGLRYVELPEASWCCGSAGVYNITQPEQSARMLDRKISHIAGTRALVLATSNPGCHLQIARGLREQGLAVTVEQPVTLLARAYRRETLSA; this comes from the coding sequence ATGACTCCATCTCTCCGGGAAATCGATTACTCCGTCCTCCAGCAGTGCATGCACTGCGGGATGTGCCTGCCGACCTGTCCGACCTACGACACGACGCGGCGCGAGCGGAACAGCCCGCGCGGGCGGATCGCGCTGATGCGGAGCATTGCCGATGGCGAACTGCAGTTGGGAAAAGAGTTCGCGAAGGAAATGAGCTACTGCCTCGGCTGCCTGGCCTGCCAGACGGCATGTCCTGCGGGGGTGGACTACGCGCGGCTTTTCGAAACCGCGCGCGCGGACATCGAGCGGCAAGGGATCCAGGACGAACCCTCGCGGATTTTCTGGCGCACCCTCACACTGCGGATCCTGTTCATGAACCCGCGGCTGCTGCGGCTGGCCGGCAGGGTGTTGTATTTCTACCAGAAAGCCGGCTTCGATCGCGCGATGAGGCGGCTGGGGCTCATGCGGCTGCTGCCCGGCAATCTCCGGCGGCTGGAGCCGCAGACCCCGCAGGTTTGTTCGCGGTTCTCCCACGATCTGATCCGCGCGGATGAATCGCCCGCGGGCGAAACGAGGCACCGCGTGGCACTGCTGACGGGCTGTGTCCAGGATCTCGCGTTCAGCTCGATCAACCGTGATACCGCGGACGTCCTGCTGGCGAATGGCTGCGCGGTGCATACACCGGCGTGGCAGCCGTGCTGCGGATCCCTGCATGCACACAATGGAGAGCCGGAGATGGCGGCGGTGCTGGCGCGGCGGATGATCGACCTGCTTCCGCCGGAAGAGTTCGACGCGATCATTACCAACGCCGGTGGCTGCGGTTCCCACCTGCGTCACTATTCCCACCTGCTGGCGGATGATCCGCGCTATGCGGAGCGAGCCCGCGAATGGGATCGCAAGGTGCGGGATATCCATGAATGGCTCGTCGCGATCGGACCGCGGGTTCCCGGGGCATCGCCTTTCGAATCCGAGACCACGGTGACGTATCACGAGTCCTGCCATCTCACGCACGGGCAGAAGATCGTGGCGCAGCCGCGGGTCCTTCTGCGGATGATCCCGGGGCTACGCTATGTCGAACTGCCCGAGGCGTCCTGGTGCTGCGGCAGCGCCGGGGTCTATAACATCACGCAGCCGGAGCAATCGGCACGGATGCTGGACCGGAAGATCTCGCACATTGCCGGGACCCGGGCGCTGGTGCTGGCCACTTCCAATCCCGGCTGCCATCTGCAGATCGCCCGCGGCCTCCGCGAGCAAGGTCTGGCCGTCACGGTGGAACAACCGGTGACACTGCTGGCCCGCGCCTACCGACGCGAAACGCTTTCCGCCTGA
- a CDS encoding FAD-binding oxidoreductase, with translation MIAEFRSAVGPEHVLTSPEDTLPYGFDGTATLRCSPGVVVFPGNTAEVAECVRIAGRYGAPVVTRGSGTGLSGGSVPVKDGVVLCLVRMDAILEVDPRNLTLRAQCGAITLKVDEAAAAHGLFYPPDPGSLKISTIGGNVAENSGGLRGLKYGVTRDYVMALEVVLPDGSIAKLGNGCVKDVAGYSLKDLFIGSEGTLGIVTEVLLKVLPRPAARKTMLATFEDMESAAKAVSAIIAAKIIPCTLEFLDGMTVRCVEEYAGIGLPVDCGALLLMETDGHPAAVEDEAACMVEIVREHGAHEIRTAKDAEEGLKLASARRSAFSALARVRPTTILEDVTVPRSALAEMVAYIAAVAAKHGLMVGTFGHMGDGNLHPTFLTDERNADEMERVHLALEEIVAKTLALGGTITGEHGVGLAKKMWLKRQMGDASYELMKLVKASLDPRGLLNPGKIFD, from the coding sequence ATGATCGCGGAATTCCGGAGTGCCGTGGGGCCGGAGCATGTGTTGACCTCGCCGGAGGACACGCTGCCCTATGGCTTTGATGGCACGGCGACGCTGCGATGTAGTCCCGGCGTGGTGGTTTTTCCGGGAAACACGGCGGAAGTCGCGGAGTGCGTGCGCATCGCGGGGCGATACGGAGCACCGGTCGTGACGCGGGGCTCCGGCACCGGGTTGAGCGGCGGGAGCGTGCCGGTGAAGGATGGCGTGGTGCTTTGCCTGGTGCGGATGGATGCGATCCTGGAAGTGGATCCGCGGAACCTCACGCTGCGTGCCCAGTGCGGTGCCATCACCTTGAAGGTGGATGAGGCAGCCGCGGCGCACGGGCTCTTCTATCCGCCGGATCCGGGTTCGCTCAAGATCAGCACGATCGGTGGGAACGTGGCGGAGAATTCCGGTGGCCTGCGCGGGCTGAAGTATGGCGTGACGCGCGACTATGTTATGGCGCTGGAGGTGGTGCTGCCGGACGGGAGCATCGCGAAGCTCGGCAACGGTTGTGTGAAGGACGTGGCGGGCTATTCCTTGAAGGATCTCTTCATCGGCTCGGAAGGGACCTTGGGGATCGTCACCGAGGTGCTGCTGAAGGTGCTGCCCCGGCCTGCCGCGCGGAAGACGATGCTGGCCACCTTCGAGGATATGGAGAGTGCGGCGAAGGCGGTATCCGCGATCATCGCGGCGAAGATTATTCCCTGCACGCTGGAGTTTCTCGACGGGATGACGGTGCGCTGCGTGGAGGAATATGCGGGCATCGGCCTGCCGGTGGATTGCGGCGCCCTTTTGTTGATGGAGACGGACGGGCATCCCGCTGCGGTGGAGGACGAGGCGGCGTGCATGGTGGAGATCGTGCGGGAACATGGGGCCCATGAGATCCGGACTGCCAAGGATGCTGAGGAGGGTCTGAAGCTTGCCTCCGCGCGGCGCAGTGCTTTTTCGGCGCTGGCGAGGGTGCGGCCCACGACGATTCTGGAGGACGTGACCGTGCCACGCTCCGCGCTGGCGGAGATGGTTGCTTACATCGCAGCCGTTGCGGCGAAGCACGGGCTGATGGTCGGCACCTTCGGGCACATGGGGGACGGGAACCTCCATCCCACTTTCCTCACCGATGAACGGAATGCCGATGAGATGGAGCGCGTGCATCTGGCGCTCGAGGAGATTGTCGCGAAGACATTGGCACTGGGAGGAACCATCACCGGAGAACACGGGGTGGGGCTCGCCAAGAAGATGTGGCTGAAGCGGCAGATGGGGGATGCCAGCTATGAATTGATGAAGCTTGTCAAAGCGTCCCTCGATCCGAGGGGGCTTCTGAATCCGGGGAAGATCTTCGATTGA
- a CDS encoding class I fructose-bisphosphate aldolase: MKRFRLNRLFNAKSGRCFDVAVDHGFFNQPGFLQGIEDMRKVVKVLVDAGPDAIQLTLGQARHLQDLPGRHKPSLVLRTDVANIYGKELPSSRFSLMIEETMLQAVRHDAACVCVNLFQIPGAPEVHAQCVENILRLKPQADYYGMPMMVEPLVFQPNEISGGYQVDGDVVKITHLVRQAVELGADVIKADPTDDVTLYHQVVETASGVPVLVRGGGRVSDREILERTHGLLAQGVSGIVYGRNVIQHPNPNGITRALMAMVHDDSDVDSALALI, encoded by the coding sequence ATGAAACGCTTTCGTCTTAACCGTCTCTTCAATGCCAAGTCCGGCCGCTGCTTCGACGTGGCTGTGGACCACGGCTTTTTCAACCAGCCCGGATTCCTGCAGGGGATCGAGGACATGCGGAAGGTGGTGAAGGTGCTGGTCGATGCCGGGCCGGACGCGATCCAGCTCACGCTCGGCCAAGCCAGGCACCTGCAGGACCTGCCGGGACGCCACAAGCCCTCGCTGGTGCTGCGCACGGACGTCGCGAACATCTACGGGAAGGAGCTGCCTTCCTCGCGATTCAGCCTGATGATCGAAGAGACCATGCTCCAGGCGGTGCGGCATGATGCTGCCTGCGTGTGTGTGAATCTTTTCCAGATCCCGGGCGCCCCGGAAGTGCATGCCCAATGCGTGGAGAATATCCTGCGTCTGAAGCCTCAGGCGGACTACTACGGCATGCCGATGATGGTGGAGCCGCTGGTCTTCCAGCCGAACGAGATTTCCGGCGGCTACCAGGTGGACGGGGATGTGGTGAAGATCACGCATCTGGTCCGCCAGGCGGTGGAGCTGGGCGCGGATGTGATCAAAGCCGACCCGACCGATGACGTGACGCTTTATCATCAGGTGGTGGAGACGGCATCCGGGGTCCCGGTGCTGGTGCGGGGAGGTGGCCGCGTGAGTGACCGGGAAATCCTGGAGCGCACGCATGGCCTGCTCGCGCAAGGGGTCTCGGGCATCGTTTACGGGCGCAATGTCATCCAGCATCCGAATCCCAACGGGATCACCCGGGCACTGATGGCGATGGTGCATGATGACTCGGATGTGGACTCGGCTCTGGCGCTCATTTGA
- a CDS encoding TIM barrel protein, with the protein MTSSYRFSFGPWNISEGADPFGPAVRSEFPHEKKFALYKPLGFDGVQFHDDDVVPDLDEQSPDGIVRKCAEVKGMLDNQGLVPEFVAPRLWFAPQTIDGGYTSNREADRRYAQDRTMRTIDIAREIGCKAIVLWLSREGTYIRESKNGRVAYERILATINAMLEYDKEIEIWIEPKPNEPTDQAYVPTIGHAVALAYASVDPQRVKGLIESAHALLAGLDPADEMAFALAHGKLGSVHLNDQNGLKYDQDKNFGAANLRAAFNQVRVLEEAGYGSKGEFVGLDVKAMRTQAGDCVTEHLSNSRAIFLHLVEKVRSWDQELERQMIEARDYEALEFAVMKHLMGVK; encoded by the coding sequence ATGACCAGTAGCTACCGATTCTCCTTTGGCCCGTGGAATATCAGCGAAGGCGCCGATCCTTTCGGCCCGGCCGTGCGATCCGAATTCCCGCATGAAAAGAAATTCGCGCTCTACAAGCCGCTCGGCTTTGACGGCGTGCAATTCCACGACGACGACGTGGTGCCGGATCTGGACGAACAGAGCCCCGACGGGATCGTGCGGAAGTGTGCCGAAGTGAAAGGCATGCTCGATAACCAAGGGCTGGTCCCGGAGTTTGTCGCGCCGCGGCTGTGGTTCGCGCCGCAGACGATCGATGGCGGCTACACCTCGAACCGCGAGGCGGACCGGCGCTATGCGCAGGATCGCACGATGCGGACCATCGACATCGCCCGTGAGATCGGCTGCAAGGCGATCGTCCTGTGGCTGTCCCGTGAGGGCACGTACATCCGGGAGAGCAAGAATGGCCGGGTAGCCTATGAGCGCATTCTCGCGACGATCAATGCGATGTTGGAATACGACAAGGAGATCGAGATCTGGATCGAGCCGAAGCCGAATGAGCCGACGGACCAGGCCTATGTCCCGACCATCGGCCATGCGGTGGCGCTGGCCTATGCGTCCGTGGATCCGCAGCGGGTGAAGGGTTTGATCGAGTCCGCGCACGCCTTGCTCGCGGGGCTGGATCCCGCGGATGAGATGGCCTTTGCACTGGCTCACGGCAAGCTGGGGAGCGTGCACCTGAACGACCAGAACGGCCTGAAGTATGACCAGGACAAGAACTTCGGTGCGGCCAACCTGAGGGCGGCCTTCAACCAGGTGCGGGTGCTCGAGGAAGCGGGCTACGGAAGCAAGGGGGAATTCGTGGGACTCGACGTGAAGGCCATGCGAACGCAGGCGGGGGATTGCGTGACGGAGCATCTTTCCAACAGCCGCGCGATTTTCCTGCACCTCGTCGAGAAGGTGCGGAGCTGGGATCAGGAGCTGGAGCGGCAGATGATCGAGGCCCGCGATTATGAAGCGCTTGAGTTTGCCGTGATGAAGCATCTCATGGGGGTGAAGTGA
- a CDS encoding helix-turn-helix domain-containing protein produces the protein MRGIREKILPPGGHSFRLLKWDRSLGEVETIISPQQSVRVAGAGNRWHFHTEMELTLFLRGQGTRFVGDHIGPFAPGDLVLLGERLPHYWHTNGVTSGLSIQFHFPMDHPFWGFPENLSTAELFQRSGHGMAISGKTAQVISQLMQELPKNTGAAQLGILLIILARLVAAPQPDLKLLSGGAFNLPNESPHQEIIAKAVRHLIANFREEVRLEDLLKLTRMSRPTFARQFKKHSGHSYSSFLNKLRLQAACRELEKSERGILDISLACGFPHVSFFNRLFRREMKCNPTEFRLRVRSSDKPAPSKKSTAPQAEPDPSIRSLFPPA, from the coding sequence ATGCGTGGCATTCGCGAAAAGATCCTTCCCCCCGGCGGGCACTCGTTCCGGCTCCTGAAATGGGACCGCAGCCTCGGTGAGGTGGAAACCATCATCTCCCCGCAGCAGAGCGTGCGGGTCGCCGGCGCGGGAAATCGCTGGCACTTCCATACCGAGATGGAGCTCACCCTCTTCCTCCGCGGCCAGGGCACCCGCTTCGTGGGTGATCACATCGGACCCTTCGCGCCCGGAGACCTCGTCTTGCTCGGCGAGAGGCTCCCCCACTACTGGCATACGAATGGCGTTACCAGCGGGCTCTCCATCCAATTCCACTTTCCGATGGACCATCCCTTCTGGGGCTTTCCGGAGAACCTCTCCACCGCGGAGCTATTCCAGCGCTCGGGCCATGGCATGGCCATCTCCGGAAAGACCGCACAGGTCATCTCCCAGCTGATGCAGGAGCTGCCGAAAAACACCGGCGCGGCCCAACTCGGCATTCTCCTCATCATCCTCGCACGCCTGGTCGCCGCACCGCAGCCCGACCTCAAGCTGCTCTCGGGCGGTGCCTTCAATCTCCCGAATGAATCCCCGCATCAGGAGATCATCGCAAAAGCGGTCCGCCATCTCATCGCGAATTTCCGCGAGGAAGTCCGCCTGGAAGATCTGCTCAAGCTCACCCGCATGAGCCGCCCCACCTTCGCGCGTCAGTTCAAGAAGCACTCCGGACACTCCTACAGCAGCTTCCTGAACAAGCTGCGTCTGCAAGCCGCCTGTCGCGAGCTAGAGAAAAGCGAGCGCGGCATCCTGGACATCTCGCTCGCTTGCGGCTTCCCCCATGTCTCGTTCTTCAATCGCCTGTTCCGCCGCGAGATGAAGTGCAATCCCACCGAGTTCCGCCTCCGCGTCCGCAGCTCCGACAAACCTGCACCGTCCAAAAAGAGCACCGCTCCGCAAGCAGAGCCGGACCCATCCATCCGGTCGCTCTTTCCTCCTGCCTGA